In Rhizobium sp. WSM4643, the following are encoded in one genomic region:
- a CDS encoding Lrp/AsnC family transcriptional regulator, translating to MADLDTIDLAILRALQTNARITNAELAERIGLSPSACSRRLDILERSGVIGGYHARLSHKALDYKMIAIVHISLSGQFAKTLAEFEAAVKLCPNVLVCYLMSGEYDYILRVAARDLEDYERIHRDWLSALPHVVKINSSFALREIIDKPNVGL from the coding sequence ATGGCTGATCTCGACACCATCGATCTTGCGATTCTGCGGGCATTGCAGACCAATGCCCGCATCACCAATGCCGAGCTTGCCGAAAGGATCGGATTGTCGCCTTCGGCCTGTTCGCGCCGGCTCGACATCTTGGAAAGAAGCGGCGTCATCGGCGGCTACCATGCGCGGCTTTCACACAAGGCGCTCGACTACAAGATGATCGCCATCGTGCATATCTCGCTCTCCGGCCAGTTCGCCAAGACGCTGGCGGAATTCGAGGCAGCAGTGAAACTCTGCCCGAACGTGCTCGTCTGTTACCTGATGTCGGGCGAATACGACTATATCTTGCGCGTCGCCGCCCGCGATCTCGAGGACTATGAGCGCATCCACCGCGACTGGCTGTCGGCCCTGCCCCACGTCGTGAAGATCAATTCCAGCTTCGCGCTCAGAGAAATCATCGACAAGCCGAATGTCGGCCTTTGA